The following coding sequences are from one Culex quinquefasciatus strain JHB chromosome 1, VPISU_Cqui_1.0_pri_paternal, whole genome shotgun sequence window:
- the LOC6052997 gene encoding fibrinogen-like protein A, with the protein MVEGISVSTSNVETVPEKFELDPCKTATTSGLFKAVPLNRTVYCEMTTFGGGWLVFQQRIIKEDRSQLIFNQGWDKYRTGFGTVGSDTEFWLGLEALHQITNSDEYELVIELKDKNEKYGYARYSQFKVAGEGDKYRLTVGGYSGSAGDALGTSNSMPFSTYDRRNYSPECENYWDGGWWFNTCDRLCAPNFGVGPYWFRFTYTENTANGIYSRMMIHRK; encoded by the exons ATGGTAGAAGGCATCAGTGTCTCAACATCAAACGTTGAAACTGTCCCGGAGAAGTTCGAATTGGATCCATGCAAAACGGCCACCACATCGGGATTGTTCAAAGCTGTCCCTCTGAATCGAACTGTTTACTGTGAAATGACGACTTTTGGTGGTGGCTGGCTGGTGTTTCAGCAGCGAATCATCAAGGAAGACAGATCTCAGCTGATCTTCAACCAAGGCTGGGACAAGTACCGTACTGGATTTGGCACCGTTGGGAGCGACACGGAATTCTGGCTCGGCCTCGAGGCCCTGCATCAGATCACGAATAGTGACGAGTACGAGCTGGTCATTGAGTTGAAGGATAAAAATGAAAAGTACGGATATGCGAGATATTCTCAGTTTAAGGTCGCTGGCGAAGGCGACAAGTACCGGCTCACGGTCGGAGGTTACTCGGGAAGTGCAGGCGATGCATTAGGAACATCGAATAGTATGCCTTTTTCGACTTACGATAGGAGAAACTATAGTCCGGAGTGTGAGAATTACTGGGATGGTGGCTGGTGGTTTAACACATGCGATCGGCTGTG TGCTCCCAACTTCGGCGTTGGACCTTACTGGTTTAGATTCACATACACGGAAAACACCGCTAATGGAATTTACAGCAGAATGATGATTCATCGCAAATAG